The window GCCACGGCCTATGCCGCGCTCGTCAATGGGGGCATGTGGCGCCCGGCGACCCTGCGCAAGCTGAGCGCGGGCGAGGTACCCGAAGGGCGCCGGGTGTTTAGCGCGGCGACCTCGGCGCGTATCCGCCAGCTTTTGCGCATGATCGTGCTCTACGGTACGGGCCGCAAGGGCGATGCGCCGGGCTTCCGGATCGGTGGCAAGACCGGCTCGGCGGAAAAGCCGGGCAACGGGGGGTATCGCCACCACTCGCTGATTTCCACGTTCGCGGCGGCCTTCCCCATGGACAAGCCGCGCTATGTCGTCATAGCCATGATGGACGAGCCCAAGGGTACGGCGGCGACCAGCTACCAGCGCACCGCCGCCTGGAACGCAGCGCCGGTGGTGGCGCGCGTGGTCCCGCGTATCGGGCCGCTCCTGGGCATCATGCCCGACGAGACCCGCGATATCGACATCTCGGATCTCAAGCCTCTCATCCCCCATGAAGTGAGCGAAGCCGAAGAATGAAACTCTCCGCCCTCTGCGCCACCGCCGGCCTTGCGCTTCCCGGTCCCGATGCAGAGGTGACCGGCTTCGCCATCGACCACAGGAAGGTCGCGCCCGGCACCGTCTTTGGCGCCTTCAAGGGCGCGCGCTTCAACGGCGAGGACTACATCGCGGACGCCATCGCGTCGGGCGCGGTCGCCGTCGTCTCGGCCAGCGAGGCTCCTGTCGAGGGCGCAGTGTCCTTCGTCGATTCCGAGCCGCGCCGCCTTTTCGCCCAGCTGGCCGCGCCGTTCTATCGTCCGGTGCCCGAAACGCTCGTCGCGGTGACCGGGACCAACGGCAAGACCTCGACGGTCGAGCTCACGCGCCAGATCTGGAACATGGTGGGGGAGCGCGCGGCCTCCATCGGCACGCTGGGTGTGACCACCGGAGATGCGCGCGTTTCGACCGGGCTGACCACGCCGGACGTGGTGACCTTCCTCGGCAATCTGGCGGGTCTCGCCCGCGAAGGCGTCAGCCACGTCGCCTACGAAGCCTCCAGCCACGGTCTCTCGCAGTACCGCATCGAGGGGCCGCGCGTGGCAGCGGGGGCCTTTACCAATCTCAGCCGCGATCACCTCGATTACCACGCGACCATGGAAGAGTACTTCGCGGCCAAGATGCGCCTGTTTGGCGAAGTGGTGGCAGATGCGGGGACGGCGGTGATCTGGGCCGACGATGTCTGGTCGCAGCGGGCCATCGTCCATGCCCGGGCGCGGGGCCTCAAGGTCTTCACCGTGGGCGAGCAGGGCGAGGATATGCGGCTTGCTGCGCGCACGCCGGGTGGCCTGGGCCAGCAGCTCGAAGTCCAGTACGCGGGCGTTTCGCGCATGATCCCGCTCCCGCTGATCGGCGCCTACCAGGCCGCCAACGCGCTGGTTGCGGCAGGGCTGGTCCTG is drawn from Novosphingobium decolorationis and contains these coding sequences:
- a CDS encoding UDP-N-acetylmuramoyl-L-alanyl-D-glutamate--2,6-diaminopimelate ligase, translated to MKLSALCATAGLALPGPDAEVTGFAIDHRKVAPGTVFGAFKGARFNGEDYIADAIASGAVAVVSASEAPVEGAVSFVDSEPRRLFAQLAAPFYRPVPETLVAVTGTNGKTSTVELTRQIWNMVGERAASIGTLGVTTGDARVSTGLTTPDVVTFLGNLAGLAREGVSHVAYEASSHGLSQYRIEGPRVAAGAFTNLSRDHLDYHATMEEYFAAKMRLFGEVVADAGTAVIWADDVWSQRAIVHARARGLKVFTVGEQGEDMRLAARTPGGLGQQLEVQYAGVSRMIPLPLIGAYQAANALVAAGLVLATGGNADLVFDAMKRLVTVRGRLERAAITPSGAPVYVDYAHTPDGLEAAIAALRPHVSGRLIVVFGAGGDRDTGKRAPMGRVASELADIAIVTDDNPRGEDPAAIRAMVLEGTQAGAREIGDRREAIGAALAEAKGGDIVLIAGKGHEQGQIIGRGEAMRVLPFDDVDVAREMAGALAKGGDA